The sequence TAGTCTGGAAATTACATTTAaatctgagatttttaaaaaaattactgttttCTCCCTGAGGCTAAAGACAAATTATCACAGCTTTAACATTAATAAAGGTTTACGCTTTGTTTTAAGTTGTTAGCTCAACATagtaatatttttgaagaaagtgATTTTTGGCAGTAATTTATGAAGTTTGACCTAATCTTTTTCCAGGCTAAAACTACAAAGAAGATTGTGCTGAGGCTTGAATGCGTTGAGCCCAACTGCAGATCTAAGAGAATGTTGGCTATTAAGAGATGCAAACATTTTGAACTGGGAGGAGACAAGAAGAGAAAGGTATATAATTATGGGTGGGACATagcttttaatatatttgaagagGTGAACATTTCTCTTATTGTGGCATAGAGATCCAGGGGCATTCTGCTCTAAAAGTAACTATAGATCCAAACCCGAAGTATAAGGATCTTGGTGCTAGCTTTGGCTTAAGTAGGGAAGGAAGAATGAGAAGACTTCCCTTAATTAAAGGGTGGTGATCCCTTTTGGAAAAAGACATTGTTTTTGGAGGGGTAGAGgttctttgcaaaaaaaaaactgacctttttttctgttctattaCAGGGCCAAGTGATCCAGTTCTAagctttgtcttttgttttattatgaTAATAAAATCTTGAAGTTATGGTCACTTCATTTGGTTGCAGTTGGTCTTTTGGAAGGGAAATAAACTAGGTGCCCCTTTTGTAGGGAGATTTATGCTTGATGGGTCTTGGTACTCAACCCATTTTGGATTGAATTTGGTGTTCAGCTAACATCGAATAGCAAGATGATCTAATTTGGTGTTTATTAATCCTTTGGGGCTTTATGGGGTTCCAGTTGGCTGAAACAAGTGATTATTGAGAATCATGGGAGATAAGACCTGAAACTCAGGATAATAGAGGGTGATCATTAACAGTTAATATCCGTAGAGAATGTAAGGTGAGGCACAGAAGTGAAATAATCTGTCTCACATATCCTTACTAGGTCAATCAAATAttctctttaataaactttagCCCAGTTCTCTAGGCTAATATCTGTACCCTTTTGTACAGATATTCTGATAATACAATTCTCCAGTTTTATTGAAAACATAATTGTACTTTGTATTTTCATAGTTGGTTCTTACACTTGTATATTCGGGATGGGTGAGGTGTTTGCTTGTGGGGGAAAAGGGTAATTATAAAAGGGGAAGTGGTGATGGCACATGCTTGAAGCCTTGAGTATAAGTTTGTTCTCAGGCAGTTTTAGGAAAAGTAAGGaattaacaaattctcttaaaATTAGCCATGCCCACACACCCAAGTTTGAAGATCACTGCCTTATGGGACTCCATGATGATaaaggggtggggggggcgggGCTTCTGGGCAAAGTTACACATGCTTGCCTTGTATCCTAGGTCATAATGTATCAGCATCCTGCAGAGGAAGTTTTTTGAAAATAGTCTGGCTTGTTTCTTCTAGTCGAAATAAAACAGTGCCTGTGGGATTTACTCGAGTTTTTAAGATTGAAGTCCAGTCATAGAACCCAAGTTCTCTTTTTACAGGGAGGAGCTGGGTGATTAGGCAGGCAGGATTGCAGGCCACTCCTCGACCCAGGGAAGCAATTGAGATGGAGTGAGAACGAGGTCCACCAATCTCCTGTAGGTTTACCATAGCCACAGCCCAGGCTAAGCCTGAGAGAGGTCTCTCCCACACCTCAAAGTTGTCTTCCTGAAAAGTAAGCCAAGATAATAGGTATGATAGTTGCCTTTTTAGTTCTGGCATTTAGCCTTAACTAAATGAGCTATCATGCACTTGTAGGAAAAATTAAGGAGCCTCACTACCTATATTAATATGAAGatcaaggaaaaaatccaaatattctCAGATCAGTGCATGTCCTCACAGGCCCAAGACAAACTACTTGGGTATAAAGCCATCTTCTTAAAATACACAACCAAAATAAACATTTGGATTAACTAGATCTACTAGAGAAGACAGGAAAACATGTTTCTGGCTGATTTCCTATTTCCTCCTTTAGAGCATTATTTACTATACCTTTCTAAGCCGATACCCCTGCTTGCCCAAGGGGTCCTGGTTGATTACAATTACATCCTTATCTTGGAGAAGAGCTTTGGCTTGAGGGCTGATGTGTCGGAGGTCATTCGACATGAGTAATGGAGCTGCCATGATAGCCCAGAGGGCCATCTGAGTTACCTGCTGGTCCCAGCTGAGGCCAAAGTTGCCAATCACTAACTGGgataaagaatgaaataattaaaatgagacAAAGTTACCTAGAACATAACAGAAGCCACTTTCAATAGCACCCTGCTATAAGTACTATCACAAAGTTTCCTCCTAAGGATTCTACTTTCCTATTTATCTTGAATGCCAAAGAGGAAACAGTCTCACTGCAAGGTCTTGGAACAAAGAGGGTTCTTACCATATCTGGGTCATTCCAGCCCCCTGGTCCAGCAACATCAACAATGTTCTCCTGGTTAGAAGATGTCCATTCCAAGATACTCTTTACACTTTGCCAGGAATCAAAAATGTCACCAAAATTTCTCCAGTGATTGCAGTACTGTCGGATTTCTGTGTAATTGGGCTGTGAAAACAGATAGATAAGGCCTGATTACTTTCTATTAACATCCTAGTGAGATGAAAGCAAATTGAAAGAAGGCACttgcaaccttttttttttttagtttacagATCTAAGATCTCCATGAGATCCAAATTCCAAttataatggaattttattgtaAGAATTTTACTTTAGAAGTAGGCCATATTACTTAGAATCTACTTAAAATGACTAACACTATGTAGAAATTTACCAAAAAGTAACAAGGTGTTAAGATtattgatgatttttattttctttacactttactatattttcaaaattttctaaaatgaacatattacttttataataagtaaataataacaaacaatcttaaggaaaagaaaaagctgcAAAATTACATAGAGCTCATCGTCAAGCATATGATAACACAATCTGAATTCTAGGCATATAATTTGTTAATGGAATGAATAAAAGTATGTAAGTAGATAGATGGGATATCTGAGGTTTAAGATGATGAGAAAGAGGACAGGCTATTTTGCAGAGGCTTGAAAGAAATAGTACGGGTTCATTCCATAAATCTTCAACACTTACGGATACAGTGATAAAGTTATACAAGGTCCCTGCCCTTTTGGAGCTTACAGTCTCATGGGggtgacagaaaataaacaagtcaACAAATACTTGCATATAGTGATAAGTGCTTTGAAGGAAATTAAACAGGATAATATGATAAAGAATGAATAGGTCAATGGTTTTTTTAAAGTAGGTGGAGAAGAGCTGTCTGAGTAGCATTGGTCTGAGACTTCAATGATAAGGAGTTGGCCATTTAAAATCttgggggaagagcattccaggctaaaaataaaaatcaagtacaaaggccctgaggcagcagTAGGCTTGGGGTgtgagggacagaaagaaaatcCAGTGTCCTTTGGGAAAACAGTGATGGAAAATGAGGTTGAAGAGGCAGGCAAAGGCCAGATGAAATTGGGCCAGGTAGGCCATGGTATGGAGTTTGATTTTATTCCAAGTGCAATGGAAGCCAGttaagggttttaagcaggggagtgatgTGATCCCATCTAACTTTGACAAGATCACACTGGTGCTGTGGGAAATGGATTGACGGTGGGGGCAGAGAGTGCAAGTAGGTCAGGCTGTTGTAGCAGTTTGGGTGAGATGATGGTGGCTCGGATGACCAGGATGTAGCTTGGACTCCAATTACAGCAGTGAAGATGGTGAGAAGAGGTTGGATTCTGAGAGGATGATAGTAGCTAGCAACTTTGCAATAAGCTGAAAATTGAGCAGCAGGCTATAGTGGATTCTGGGCTTACTAGCTCACCTTCTGAAAGGGCATCATATAAAGTGGCCACTCACAGGAgtacacaatgcttctgccagtCCTGTTCAGGGCCAAGGACATGTATTTATAACCTGTAGGAGAAAACAATGGGTAAAATAAGGGAAAGAAGGGAATTTCCAGCTGGagctgtatatttttttaaaaaggctgccTAGAAGGTCcatgttatattttaaatcagCAGCAGAGACAGGAGTCTGCTCTATGCTTAAATTGTGTATAGTACCTTTCAGACTGCTAGAATTGAAGATGCTTTTTCCTCCGAGACTGACGTCCTGGactctttcccctctttttttttttgccaagggCACCATACACGTGATATTATAGAGATTTACGATTACAAATTGTAATAGACTCTGAAAGCCCTCTCAAATTAAAAGTGCACAATATTAGCCAGGGATTATTAGCATTTGTGGCTTTTACatgaatgaaagagtgaatgaatgaatgaatggacaaactgaaagaagagaagaggtaGGAATCTCTGACAATTATTTCTAGTATTTAAATGGGTATTTAAAATTTGAAGATTAGTTCCATGGATGCTCAGATACTTGGCCTCAAAGTTCCTCCCTTTATTTGTTGCTAAATCTCTTGAAACATACCATCTGCCAAATGTTTCAAACTGTCACAGTAACAACCATCAAATTTTAGTAGATCTACTCCCCAGTCAGCAAAGGTCTTGGCATCAATGTCATAGTATCCAAAACTCCCAGGGAAGCCTGCGCAGGTGTGGTTTCCTACATCTCCATAAAGCCCTAGTTTCAGTCCTTTGCTATGGACCTGAAATTAGAGGAAACAGAGTCACCACAATAACAGGGCAATCATGCCATGGCAAAAAGAGAGAACCACTCCAGGCAAGGGTAGAGACAAATTTACTTCACCAGGGatcaagaacttttttttttcacaacccCAAAATTATCCAGATGAGTTTGTTGGGAGATAAAGAGCAAATACGTCAATTCTGCTGAGCTTGTTGAAACTATACATGTGAGCTATGGCACAGACAGAGGAGAAAGCTATCAGCCACTCTAATCTCACTCTGATAGGATCCTAAATGTTATCTTTATAGGGCAATGATAGATTTGTCCCCAGaatatttcttttctatcttcTAAAATTCTATTATAGTACAATTCCAATAGCTCTTCAAAGAGTTTAGGGAAATATATGCATACGTTTGTCAAGCACCAAGTTCCTTTTTCCTCCTGGAGAATTCAGTGGTTTCAGCAAAAGAACTCCAAAATGGGCCCCTAGAGCTATTGCAAAACATTTGTCTGTGTCTGTGGATGAGATGAAAATTCCCCCTGAGGAGCCTCACAATTCAGTGTTTGGATAACTGCAGCTATTCTACTTTCTAAGTGTCACTAGGGCTGTTTCTGAACAAGCTCTGTTCAGAAGTGCTTATGGTCCCCTGAATgtaaaagagatttatttataATCTCACATAATTAGCCAGGCGACGGATCCCACCAGGAAAGCGCTTAGGATCAGCCTGAAGTCTGCCTTTTGAATCTCGTTTGGGAGCCATCCAACAGTCATCAATGCAGAGGTACTCGTAACCTGCATCCTTCCAGCCATCAGATACCATGAGGTCTGCCATTTGCATGAAGAGTTGCTCACTGAAACCCAAAGTCCAAGAATCACtacaattcattcaacaaacacctgGGTACTTCCTATTTGTCAGGTACCATGGGGTTTTATAATTTGATGGATTTTTCATTGGGCCCTTCTCTTCTGTCTCCCCTACCCCCTTAATTCTTCCTCCTCAACAACCCCAAACAATGATTAAATTGAAAAGGCTATTACAATTAAGAAAGCTCAGTAAAGTAACTGTAATGTAACTAATTACAAAGTTAACATAATCGACAGCTTTCTTACATATCAACAATAActgatttggagagaaaagagcccATTCGCAAGAGCAAcagaaaaacctaaaatatctagaagtaaatttAAGATATGTGCAGAGTCCATATGAATAAGTCAGTGGTGCTCctaaaggatttgaatagagTGTTAATTTGCTCTTAGATAAGAAAAGTCAATAAAAAGAAGCTAAATCtccctaaaatattttatacatttaatgaAACCCTGAACAAATCCCAAAAGGAATTTTTAAGGAACTTGGGAAAATGATTTAAGAAGTTCCCCCCAAAAGATTAAATGTGAACAGTCCATAAAACATAAATGAAGCTGGTGAAGTACAACTAGAATTAAAATAACAGATCAGTGGAATTAAAGAGAAAGTTCAAAAAGTGATCCTTCCAGCCATCTGATACCATGGAATTTAGTATATATTATAACTGTGGCATTCCTTATAGAAGAATAAAGCTCAGATGTACTAAAGATTTAGATGTAAACAAAGTTCATAGGAAAATGTTGGTGACAATATTTTGAGGTAGGAAAGGACTTTCTCAGCATGATCATAAAGCcagaaatcataaaggaaaatattgatgggtttgtttacataaaaataaaaacataaagcaaaaaccactgtaaaaaatatttgcaatgtatggtaggccaaaaacagaaacaaaagacacTCCCATTGAAAAATAGGGAACATAAACAGGGGATCCATAACAGAAATTATGCAAAAAGCCAatttaacatatgaaaagatat is a genomic window of Choloepus didactylus isolate mChoDid1 chromosome X, mChoDid1.pri, whole genome shotgun sequence containing:
- the GLA gene encoding alpha-galactosidase A, coding for MILETMKLMSRDLRLDRALSLGVLALVLWSVRRARALDNGLAVTPTMGWLHWERFLCNVDCQEEPDSCISEQLFMQMADLMVSDGWKDAGYEYLCIDDCWMAPKRDSKGRLQADPKRFPGGIRRLANYVHSKGLKLGLYGDVGNHTCAGFPGSFGYYDIDAKTFADWGVDLLKFDGCYCDSLKHLADGYKYMSLALNRTGRSIVYSCEWPLYMMPFQKPNYTEIRQYCNHWRNFGDIFDSWQSVKSILEWTSSNQENIVDVAGPGGWNDPDMLVIGNFGLSWDQQVTQMALWAIMAAPLLMSNDLRHISPQAKALLQDKDVIVINQDPLGKQGYRLRKEDNFEVWERPLSGLAWAVAMVNLQEIGGPRSHSISIASLGRGVACNPACLITQLLPVKRELGFYDWTSILKTRVNPTGTVLFRLEETSQTIFKKLPLQDADTL